ataaaaaaacatagttaTAAGGATCAGTGTGATATATGATTAAACAGTAACTTTTAAGTATTTGAAAAACGTTTGAGAAATCAATAACAATATTGTTAAGATAAAGTTTATGactctttaaatttaattaaattttataaaataaagttttgctCCATAAAAAAGTTACTGTAGAAAGGCATGTAAGTTATGCAATAGAAATAGGAGTCGAAATTGAACCAAAAtgtttgaccagaaattcttaaTAGATAGAAAAAGATCGAAAAATTTAGCAGAAGTTGGTTATGAATTGACGGTGGTGTGGAAAAAGAGAATGGAGAGAAAAAGTtagtgataagaaaagtaggAGATTCTTCCAAAGACATAAAACAGTGACAGTTAACTAGATGACCAAACACCCACAGAGATTGAGAATGAATGAAGGATGTGTGAGCACATGCAGAAATTGCTCATGTCTTGACTTTGAGTGGGAAGCCAtcgggagagagagagagagagaaagattgGTAAGAGTTAGCTTGCAAGTTGGTAACTTTGGGATGGTAGCCCACCTGCATTAACTACCATGTTTCTGCTCTTTTTCATTATGAGttaattaaacttgtattaTGGTTGAAAGTGAGAGTGAAAAGGTGAGAAGGTAGAAGTGTCCTTGCATTGACACCAAGGTTGACAATCAAAActcgtttttttctttcttttagaaagaaagtggttaaagtttattagATCTGCAATCATAATGCAGTAGTATCAAAGACAGAGATTACCcatgaaaaaaacaattttaatttgtaaaaggtAACCAACCGTCACCTCTGACCATTTTGATGACGTTGTTGGACTTTGGCCGGCCATGTTTCTTTTCTGGAACCCAAAACAGAATGATAAAAATTCTTAAAGTTTTTTAGGTTTAACACAAGAAAATAGAGGGGAATTGAAAAcgttaatataattaataaatgtaatatttaaaaatttaataacaataatgataatttgAAGGTAATAATTTCGTTTTGGAGTAGTGTTGATGGTGATTCATATCAGTTGCACATATTCATCATACATTGACCACTGCCACATTTTACCATTTTCTTGAGTCTTAGTTTCAAATTTTTCCACATTTGATCCAGGAACTGTTCGGCGTCATCCATCACATGGCGCCAAGTTTCACGCATATTTCTTGCCTACTTTGGTAGCTTTACGTGCACAActtagtaattttattaatacagTGAATGCAGCTTGaaagttttctttctttaacaAGGAGAAGTAACCAAAAGGCCTAAATACATTagtaggataatgatattttaacacccaaattctaataaatttttgacACGTGTCATAAGTTAATTTGTCcgtatatttaatgtttaaaaaaattaaaacacatgaACCAATTGACTTATGACACATGTttggtgtcaaaaatttattaaagattgGGTGTCAAATATCTTTATCCAAtacattataagaaaataaaggaagattTTATCCTTTGGTCTCTGGGACTGTATATATACTGTATACTGTCCAGTGAAACTCATTATTTAATGGCATGTTGTTGCAACACTCAAATCATAGTGTTTTTAATTGAAGGAAACGATGATCCAAGAAGAGCAACAACATGAGTCATATTATATAGGTGTTGTAATATAAGTGGTTGTGAATGAGATGTAAAGAAGAATATTTGAAGGGAGAAAGGAATTAATAGTATTGGACCGAAAAATGTGGTAGTGCATGAGGAAGAAATACGTTGTTAGGCCACAGTAGATGGACGCCCCCACCTAACAGAGTGTGATGAATAAGAAAAGAGATATAGATACATACGTTTGGGTAATTGATGAATTAGGAGTTGTAGGTCACCTCCAAATAAAACCCATACATTAGTCAAAACCCTATATTAATATCAAACCTTCCACATCCATTTCCATATATACTGCATAATCTTTAACCTTCCTTCTCCAACTCATCAACCACTCCATCTCAAGCAATGTCATCTCGCATTCTTGCGGACAATTCATTACCGGTCAATAATGTCACCACTCCCTACTTCGACTTAATGGAAATGGACGACCTCACGCGCCGCCCCGCCTCCGCTGAGATGCCCACCCTCGGCCAGCTCCTCAAGCACGTCGGGGACGCCAGGAAGGAAGCCTCCGGCGACGGAAGTGAGACGCCGGTGCATCACGCGCTCGATATAGTTGACGCCGCCGGAGTTGGGCCTCGCTCTCTGCCATTCGTCCTCTCCTTCACCAACCTCACATACAGCGTCAAGGCGCGCCGCAAAATGAGCCTCTCCTCTGTCTTTCCCCGCCGTGGAAGCCGCCTCGGCGCGTCCGCGGTAGCCGAGGCACCTGCCGTCGGCGAGAGTATGTTCAGGCGGACCAAGACGCTGCTGAACGATATCTCCGGCGAGGCTCGCGACGGCGAGATCATGGCTGTACTCGGCGCCAGCGGTTCTGGAAAGTCAACACTGATCGACGCGCTGGCGAACCGAATCGCCAAGGGAAGTCTAAAAGGCACGGTGGCGCTGAACGGCGAAACGCTGGAATCGCGTCTTCTGAAGGTGATCTCTGCGTACGTGATGCAAGACGACCTGCTCTTCCCGATGCTCACCGTGGAAGAGACTTTGATGTTCGCAGCGGAGTTCAGACTTCCGCGCACGCTCTCCAAGTCGAAGAAAAACGCCCGCGTCCAGGCTCTCATCGAGCAGCTAGGTCTTCGGAACGCCGCGAAAACAGTTATCGGCGACGAAGGTCACCGCGGAGTATCAGGAGGAGAGCGTCGGAGAGTTTCCATCGGCATCGACATTATCCACGACCCCATCCTGCTGTTCTTGGACGAGCCAACCTCGGGACTTGACTCCACCAGCGCGTTCTTGGTGGTGAAGGTTTTGCAGAGAATCGCACAGAGCGGAAGCATCGTGATCATGTCCATTCACCAGCCGAGTTACCGAATCCTAGGGCTTCTGGACCGCATGATCTTCTTATCACGGGGCCAAACCGTTTACAGCGGTTCACCGTCGCAGTTACCGGTTTTCTTCTCCGAGTTCGGTCATCCTATTCCGGAAACCGACAACAGAACAGAGTTCGCGTTGGACCTGATTCGCGAACTGGAAGGCTCCCCCGGCGGAACGAAGAGCTTGGTCGAGTTCAACAAATCGTGGCAAAGCATGACGAAGCACCATCAAACGACAACGGAGGCGGAACGGAACGGGTTGTCGTTGAAGGAAGCAATAAGCGCAAGCATTTCGCGAGGGAAACTGGTTTCTGGCGCCACGAACACGAACCCGAACCCGTCGTCGATGGTGCCAACTTTTGCGAATCCGTTTTGGATTGAGATGGCGACGCTGTCGAAGCGGTCGTTCTTGAACTCGAGAAGAATGCCGGAGTTGTTTGGGATAAGATTGGGTGCGGTGATGGTGACGGGGTTCATTCTTGCGACCATGTTTTGGCAACTGGATAACTCTCCCAAAGGAGTGCAAGAGAGGCTGGGATTCTTCGCCTTTGCCATGTCAACAACTTTCTACACCACTGCCGACGCGCTTCCCGTCTTCCTCCAAGAACGCTACATTTTCATGAGGGAAACTGCTTACAACGCTTATAGAAGAATCTCCTATTTGGTCTCCCATGCGCTGGTTGCGTTGCCGGCACTAGCGTTTCTCTCGTTGGCTTTCGCGGCAACCACGTTCTGGGCCGTGGGCCTGGACGGTGGAGTCTCggggtttttgttttatttcctgATAATATTTGCGTCGTTTTGGGCTGGGAATTCGTTCGTGACGTTCCTTTCCGGTGTGGTGCCTCACGTGATGTTGGGTTACACGATCGTGGTTGCCATTCTGGCGTATTTCTTGCTGTTCAGTGGGTTCTTCATCAACAGGGATAGGATTCCCAGTTACTGGATTTGGTTCCACTACCTGTCACTGGTGAAGTATCCTTATGAAGCTGTTTTGCAGAACGAGTTCGATGACCCCGTTAAGTGCTTCGTGAGGGGAGTACAGATTTTCGATAACACGCCTCTTGGCTCGGTGCCCCAGGCTCTTAAGGTTAAGCTTTTGGACGCCATGAGCAACACTCTCGGAATGAACATCACCACCTCCACCTGTTTGACCACCGGTTCCGACATTTTGCGGCAGAACGGAGTCACCGATTTGACCAAGTGGAACTGCTTGTGGGTCACCGTCGCCTGGGGATTCTTCTTTAGATTCCTGTTCTACTTCTCCCTCTTGCTGGGTAGCAAG
This genomic interval from Vigna radiata var. radiata cultivar VC1973A chromosome 8, Vradiata_ver6, whole genome shotgun sequence contains the following:
- the LOC106771213 gene encoding ABC transporter G family member 6-like, encoding MSSRILADNSLPVNNVTTPYFDLMEMDDLTRRPASAEMPTLGQLLKHVGDARKEASGDGSETPVHHALDIVDAAGVGPRSLPFVLSFTNLTYSVKARRKMSLSSVFPRRGSRLGASAVAEAPAVGESMFRRTKTLLNDISGEARDGEIMAVLGASGSGKSTLIDALANRIAKGSLKGTVALNGETLESRLLKVISAYVMQDDLLFPMLTVEETLMFAAEFRLPRTLSKSKKNARVQALIEQLGLRNAAKTVIGDEGHRGVSGGERRRVSIGIDIIHDPILLFLDEPTSGLDSTSAFLVVKVLQRIAQSGSIVIMSIHQPSYRILGLLDRMIFLSRGQTVYSGSPSQLPVFFSEFGHPIPETDNRTEFALDLIRELEGSPGGTKSLVEFNKSWQSMTKHHQTTTEAERNGLSLKEAISASISRGKLVSGATNTNPNPSSMVPTFANPFWIEMATLSKRSFLNSRRMPELFGIRLGAVMVTGFILATMFWQLDNSPKGVQERLGFFAFAMSTTFYTTADALPVFLQERYIFMRETAYNAYRRISYLVSHALVALPALAFLSLAFAATTFWAVGLDGGVSGFLFYFLIIFASFWAGNSFVTFLSGVVPHVMLGYTIVVAILAYFLLFSGFFINRDRIPSYWIWFHYLSLVKYPYEAVLQNEFDDPVKCFVRGVQIFDNTPLGSVPQALKVKLLDAMSNTLGMNITTSTCLTTGSDILRQNGVTDLTKWNCLWVTVAWGFFFRFLFYFSLLLGSKNKRS